Part of the Lutra lutra chromosome 4, mLutLut1.2, whole genome shotgun sequence genome is shown below.
GCAAATTTAATGTCCCAACAGGATTCTGGAGCTCCTAGGTGTATGAGAAGGACAATTATCTGCTTCAGGGATATTTCCCTGCACCTCAAGAGCCCCATGCCGCATACACCTTAACGGTGGCCAGATGACAGCTGTGCTCATCAGATCACTTAGGTCATTCAAATTCTAGTCATAGGTCTCCTGTTCTAGCAGTGACTGGGCGGTGACTCTGTTAAACTCTCCGTTTCCCCGGacgtgggagggaagcaggagaccACCGGAGGGCCCCAAGTGAGCTCCGAGGAGCTGGTGTGAAGAGGGAAGGCTTTGCTGAGCCCCAGGTCACTGGAGTTCAGGCCCCATTCAAACAACATTTGAGTCGCTGAATGAAAACGTGGCCCACGAAGAAGATACTCCAACATTCTTCCATGTAAGACCGCACCTCTAACCCTCTGCTGGCGAGCAAATCGCGCGGCCTGGGAAACGGGCCGTAAGGACCGAGGGGGCAACGACGGACGGCCCGGTCTCTACGGGCTTACCTTGTCTGCGCTTACCTGTATCTCGTCCATGGGCTGTGAGCATTCCGCGCGCTCTGCGCTATCACGGTAGGGCCCCATCTCTGAATCCACCACCTCTCTGTTAGCCATCATCAGGACACTCGTGGGTCCCCGAGGACGCACCTGTGAAGGTGCTGCATCCTCTCCTACACTGGTCCCCTTCGGATTTCCAGTCACCTGTACTGTAGACACACCAATGTAAAGACCTTTGGAATTCCACTTTACTACAGGCTGAGATCCAGAGGCTTGGAATCCTGCAGTCtctggagtgggaggggaggTTTCCCGGATGCAGTCCCTCACTCCTTCACTGGGGCTGATTGTCTCGGGGACACACTGCTTAGAACTAGGGCTCTGCTTCCTGATATTTGGCTGTTCCAGACTCAGTGCAGTGGACAGCAGCTTCTCCTGCCTTGCCTGGAAGTACTCAGGGTTCAATTTATGCTTTTTGGGAGCTGGATAATCTTTGTGGCTCTCACTGCTGTAGTAATTAGAGGGTTCAGAACGAGGTCTTCTCAGCTCTGAAAAGTACAGTAGAAAGGATAGTCAGGACAGGCGATAAAATTAGGAATCTTAAAGAATTAACACTTTCTCTATGCCTGAGAGACACAAAGTGCAAAGCCGGAACTCAAGACATGTCCCTAACACTTAAATATTCCCCAGAAGAATATACTAGATTCAAATAGTCCTcctctaaaatttgtatttctttcttgaacggacacagatttttttttttttttttttgctactttctgcatttatttttgggaagggaagggggagcagtaggcactcttagagctaaaagaaaaattgaaaacataaaaaacaaaaacagaaaaccaaaaaccaaaccctTAAATGTACGTGAATATCCTATAGATTTTCTGAGGGTAGCTGCATGAAAGCGAAGGGGAAATCTGTCAAGGTCTGAGACGTAATAATTTTGAATGTTTACCTGGATTGGTACTTGCAATAACGGTGACTCCTTTGGGTATTTCTGGAGAGCTGATGGCTTCGCTGTGCCACTGGGTCATCCAGCTCTCCGTGCTGGGCTCCTCGCTTGGAGGACAGTGCATTCTGGGGTTCTGCCCCAGCTGTGCCTGTTCATCTCTCTGCAGGTGCTCCAGACACTCTGCTAATTTCACATGACCCCTTGACCTGGCAATCCCCAAAGGCAGCCTTCCTAGAGAGTCAGGGATAGAGATGGCCCGACGGTCCCACTTGTACAGAACGACGGCAGCTTCTAAGTGCCCTAGAGCACATGCCCACATctaaaaaacagcaaaacagaaaGCAAGTTTTCTCGGTACAAGTTAAAAAAGATATTCTGTTTTCACTATTGCTACCAAGTGACAAACCGGTCCTTGCTGGCAATCTCAGCAGGGCCGTAAAAATGTCACCATATCCCTATGCCGGTTAAAAAGAGTTCAGGAACAAATGAACCTATTCCTTACCAGAGGGGTACAGGAGAAGTGGTCCACATTCAAGGGGTCAACTTCCAGTTCCAAATCAATGCTATCTGCATGCTTTGTGCTGTAAAGGATAGCGCCAGAAATTACTGCACAATTAATCATGTTCAAGAAAGACACcagaaccggggcgcctgggtggctcagcgggttgagccgctgccttcggctcgggtcatgatctcagggtcctgggatcgagccccgcatcgggctctctgctcagtggggagcctgcttcttcctctctctctgcctgcctctctgcctacttgtgatctctctctgtcaaatgaataaataaaatctttaaaaaaaaagaaaaaaataagaaaaaaaagaaagacaccagAACCTTATAAAACCCACAAAGATGAAACCATAGTGGGCACTTAGCATCCCTGATGTGAGGAAACAGAGCCCCTAATTTCATAGCATGGTTTGGACCAGCAGTCCGGAGGAAACAGAAGTGCAACCTTGAGTTAGTACTGCAGGCCCACATTTCTTGGGCGGAAGTTCCTAAAATTCCCTGGGGAACTGTTCTCAGAGAAAGCCCTCTGCTCCGGGGCCATGGTCGTGCTCGCTGATTGGCAGGATCTCTCTCTCCCAGGGAAAACGCTAAGGAGGACGCAGCAAGGGGACGGGCAGGGACCGGCAGGGATGAGCACCCCTGCACACAGCCCAGCCTTACCGCCATTTGATGAGAGTCTGGATGAGGGTGGCGTAGCCCTGCGCGGCAGCCAGGTGCAAGAGGGTCATCCCACGGAAGGTCTTCGAATGGATCAAGTGCTTGGACTTGGCCCAGCAGGCTCGGCTCATCATCTTCTCACACACGACCACCACACGGTTCTCGAAGCAGCTCCCCAGTGTCCCAGGGCCAGAAGCGCACTAGGAGGAGGAAGTGCGCGTTAACGACTAAAGACCAAGGGCCTCTCCTGGCCAAGTCAGCCTCTTCATGTAGGAGAAACAAATGCTTTACGACCAGCCGCCCACGCTGGGAAGCAGCAAAGGGCACATAAAGAGGCACCGTGGAACGGAGACTAGCATGTGCTCGGTTCAGCTCAGTAGCACATGGCCACGCTCATGGCATAGGGTAATTTTCCATCACTCTGAGAACACCAGAGTCTGTCTACCACAGCTGACACTCTGATCATGAACATCATGCTGCTCCATCTCGGGGAAAGCAtatctgacagaaaaaaaaaaaaaagaaaaggtgccACCAGCCTCCAGTTGAAGTTCATGATGTAGACGGTGGACTAGTAGGAAAGCGAGGCAGGGTAGCCGTCCCGGTTCTTACCTCTGGGGATACACCTGGACCTCTGCCTCCCTGGCTCCTCCTTAAGGAGAATTAAGTCACTCAGaaggggatttttttcccccaaagaaacatttttaaaaatccattaatgATCCCATCCTTTGGGGAAAGCATTAGAGATCCTGAAATTTAAGGGTTATTAATAACAATAGAGGCacacaggaaagagaaattcATGAATTTCAACTGTGGCTTTCTTCTCTTGATTCAGTtgtaaagcaagaaaaataaaatcaaactcaGTCCCCTCAACAGTTTGTCTGAGTCTCTGTGATGGCAGCTCTCTGCTGAACCTTCCCCCCCATATAAATCATACTTCTAGCCTGATTCTCACCTCTGGAGTTATTTAAAAAGTGTCCCCCCGCAACCCCAGTAAGAAAGCCTACAAAATTCAATTACTACAGAAATATTGTTGCTtctcattgttttgttgttgttgttgttttacttttagGTCGGGGGGGGGAAACgcctacaaaaatgaaaaggcagataATAGATATACTGTCATCCTTGCTTGGGCtgtcaaaatatcttaaaagagcTCAGGTGGGTGAGCCTGACCCGCAGTACAATGATCTTGCCTCAAAAGGCCCAGGCAGAGCCACCCAACACGTACCAgacacctttaaaatattttttttttttttaattttatttgtttatttgacagagagatcacaagtagacagagaggcaggcacagagagagagggaagcaggctccccgccaagcagagagcccgatgcagggctcgatcccagaaccctgagatcatgacctgagccgaaggcagaggcttaacccactgagccacccaggcgccctaccagACACCTTTATAAGCACAGGGAAGTTATGGGTCAGTGAGCgaggaggaaatttttttttcttttgcattaacAAAAACAGCCGCATCTTTATCATGAAAGGTGGACACAGGTATGTTATTGAAGCCAACCTAGACTGACGGAAGGGTCTTTCAGAGCAGTTAATATGGGCGCAGGTCTACTAGGCCAGTTACTGAAGGGTAAGTTGCTAAGAAGACATTACCACGCAACCGTTGTTGGTGAAAGGAAAAGGTTTTCATGGGAAGCTCTTATCTGAGTCATGAGATATGCCAAAGaatgattatttctttcttaaaatttaggagtacaggggcgcctgggtggctcagtgggttaaagcctctgccttcggctcaggtcatgatcccagggtcctggaatcgagccccgcatcgggctctctgctcagcagggagcctgtttcccttcctctctctctgcctgcctctctgcctgcttgtgatttctgtctgtcaaataaataaataaaatcttaaaaaaaaaaaaatttaggagtaCAGGTGAAAAAGAAGCCTACAGTAGCCTTGATGATACTTTACTGTGTGCCAagtccttccttttcatttctgaagaggggcgagaaagaagaaaactcaagGAAAAAGAGATTAGTTTCTTGGGTGTGGTCTATtagattaaaattagaattaaattttaaatctaaatttaaaatttagaggaaaacatcattcatcttgaagaaaaaaaggatggtGATCTGAAGTTTGCAGGGAATAACTCAGTAGTAGAGATAGGAACACTCTCTATTCCCTTAAATTTGTCTCCAGGGTctcctgaaaaataatttctgcccAGAAATTTCTCAAATGAATGAGATCCTAAAATGAAGATCCTAAATGcactttattttctcaaaatgaagGTCCTCAACGAAATTTCTATATGCCTTCTAAGACTAATGGGGCTCtaaaaaaaatatctagtaaTTTCCCTATATTTGGCCAATTCTTCTTGGAAGCTATAAAAAAGCATATGTGAAACGGGATAGAATGGATAATGCCGTTCCACCAAATAATTACAGAGACAGTTTCTCTGGGTCCTCATGTTGGTCTCTTGAGTTTATAGAAGGTTTCTGAATTACTGAATTCAATTATGTTTCGTATTTATACTTAACATAAATACGGAATACGGAATAGAGAATAGATTCCGACTGAACTCTGGGTCACCACCAGGCCTACTTCTTCCTTGGATCCCTCAACTCCCACTGCCTGGCGGCAGCGGTGAATTCTGAGATCAACAGCAGTGATTTAAGGCTCCAGGAGGTCAACACCTGGGAAGGTCCACAGTTCGAGGCTTCTTTGCTATTACACAGATCTTAATATTTCGGGGCACAGGATTATGAAGCACTCTCTGGGACGAGCCCAGGAATGATACCAGACAGAGGACTTGCGACCCACTGCTTCCCTGATCAGTAAGACACACACGAGATGAGAGGTGACGGTCAATGCAGGCTGGTACCTGAGCTTGGCTTCCTCCGTTCCCAGTCCCGTTGCCCCCTCCACTGCTGCCTCctccgctcccctgcttgtgctgctgGGACCCCGTCATCTCAGCCATCCTCCTTTCCATCTGCTCCAGGCGCTCTAGGATGGACATCCTGAACTGGTTATCTAGGGCAGAACAGAGAGGAGTGAGGTTGTGCTCCCAAAGAGGAGCAGTCGACGTGGGGCCTAGGCAAGCCTGCAGGACTAC
Proteins encoded:
- the CAMTA1 gene encoding calmodulin-binding transcription activator 1 isoform X7, which codes for MSILERLEQMERRMAEMTGSQQHKQGSGGGSSGGGNGTGNGGSQAQCASGPGTLGSCFENRVVVVCEKMMSRACWAKSKHLIHSKTFRGMTLLHLAAAQGYATLIQTLIKWRTKHADSIDLELEVDPLNVDHFSCTPLMWACALGHLEAAVVLYKWDRRAISIPDSLGRLPLGIARSRGHVKLAECLEHLQRDEQAQLGQNPRMHCPPSEEPSTESWMTQWHSEAISSPEIPKGVTVIASTNPELRRPRSEPSNYYSSESHKDYPAPKKHKLNPEYFQARQEKLLSTALSLEQPNIRKQSPSSKQCVPETISPSEGVRDCIRETSPPTPETAGFQASGSQPVVKWNSKGLYIGVSTVQVTGNPKGTSVGEDAAPSQVRPRGPTSVLMMANREVVDSEMGPYRDSAERAECSQPMDEIQVNMMTLAEHIIEATPDRIKQESFVPTEPSALERPDTATISSTMSWLASYLADVDRLPSATQIRSAYNEPLTPSSNTSLSPVGSPVSEIAFEKPSLPSAADWSEFLSASTSEKVENEFAQLTLSDHEQRELYEAARLVQTAFRKYKGRPLREQQEVAAAVIQRCYRKYKQLTWIALKYALYKKMTQAAILIQSKFRSYYEQKKFQQSRRAAVLIQKYYRSYKKCGKRRQARRTAVIVQQKLRSSLLTKKQDQAARKIMRFLRRCRHSPLVDHRLYKREMNIFGTQWCVLNCRQHALCHSYWASLSFLFCNPNEISGKWQDLSFPKFPTSYCSSQSNR